The Papilio machaon chromosome 15, ilPapMach1.1, whole genome shotgun sequence region TATACCTAATAAGTGCCCAAGGCCTCAgggtaatttatattataaatacaaataccaATATACTTTGttgtgcactatcatggagttaaaaaaaaaagtatatcagGAATTTCACAAAAGGCAGTCTTATCGCTAAGCAGCGATCTCTGCCAGACATCCTTTGGGTAGAAATTAACCTGAGTAAACCAAAACGGTAGGATGCACACGAACagtgaaaagaaataaaaacaacaacaatagaaataataataaaaatagaataaaacaatataatattaactaagaataaaattatcagGCACCATCAACATCTTTCATCTTACATATATTAAGTGTACACTTAATATCCAAGAAAGACGAATCGAGTATAAGTTTTAGcctatactagcttttacccgcaactccgtctgcgcggaataaagaatagaaaacgggataaaaattatcctatgtccgtttcctggttctaagctacctgcccaccaattttcagtcaaatcgattcagccgttcttgagttataaatagtgtaactaacacgactttcttttatatatatagatatagatttagaaAGCAGAGTAGGGTAGgataaaagaaagaagaagagAAAAAATTTTGATCGTTATCTCTCACCTCAGACATGAAAGGGAAAAACTTCAATGTCTTTTACTCCGCGACGTCACGATGTGGTACTACTGCATAAATAAGTAGCTCGATTAGGCaatattcaaagttttttattttattcggatttatttcataacaagTTGCCacaatacttttatatttctatttgtctgttatttttgttatgtatAACCACCAGTAATTCAAAAAACCtgaataacatgttttttgaatataaatttttaatacgtgTATATTCTCAAGGAATACCGTAATCAGGACCAAAAAGGGTACTAAATAGGctgttcttttaattatatttattttgtccaGTGTCCAGGagactaaaattaagtttcCATAAAAATGCATGTATTGATTTAACTCagataaataatgttactaaaataCCTACgattatatgtaattattttttcattttctgttATATAATACTTTTACCACACGTACGTATACAAAGTAGGCGCTACATACATACTGCAAGTGACCTGATTTCACTGGATATTTGAACCTAGTTATAAACCACAATACAGTTGgctaatattacaaacatacatcggCGATACTGCACACTGTGCACTCTTCAATACTGGtcgttaataataaacaattatagttgttttatttaaatggtagaattttaattgaagTCTTTAAGctgcaatttattaaatgtcattttaaaattatacgtaaCGTTAAATAATACCTTTTAGTTTAAATGTAACGACTGtgtttcttgtttatttgattcttataagatttttaatgcaaatattAAGAGTCTGTGcagtacttttataattttaatgaaatttagtattGAGTGTATCAAATATAAGGTTTGTTTATCCTTTTAATTGGGTTAAGTTAAAATGTGAAcaatccattttatttttaatctgttctACTTTGTTTTGCTTAACATAAcctcttttttcttttgtgcTATATCTTACCAGCTGTTACATTTTTCAGCACGCAACGTCAATGttcattaatgaaaaaaatgagtAGAAATTCAAGCCGTAGAATTCTCGAGTTTCACGATGACCACTGCTGCACGGGAAATGTCATCGGCAATTTCCGACGCTCTTCCTCACTGCGGCTGCGCGGCGAGAAAATGGTGCAGCGGTCACCATTATCTACAAGAAAATTAATACCAATAATCACGGAAAATTCACACCACAAAACCCGAAGCGATGGCTCTCGACTACCAGAGCCAAGCCATCGTCCTCGGAGCCATGTAAGTATTGCGCTGAAACTGGAACAACTTGTTACTATGTCGATGTGTCttcattataacaaaaaaacacatataattttaaaagcgaTTAACACAATCGTAAGTAATACTTAATGCTTTTAAAGCCCTTAagcaaataataacaaattgtgtttacaaattgaatgtgtttaataacatattaacaaataaatagttCAATCATTGCAATAACACATTTAAACATCTAACAGCATGACTATTGTTTCAgtcatttaattcaaataatcaGGGCAAACCCAGAAAATCTTGCCTTAAACCACAGGATCCCTGCTTAGATAGGAATCTGAGTATGACTGATTCAGCTCATACACCACCAGGGTCACCAGAAGATTTACCTGATGATGAATCTTTGCATAGTTATGGTAGTGCCGCCACTGCTGCCTCAGTTGATGCAGGCTATGCCCCATTTAATGGAACCACCTTCAGCGGCAGGTCTATGCGATATGTCCTTCATTGCTCTTCTCATGCTGGCCTGGCAGGAGACGAATATCTTACACCAACACAAAGAGCACAGAAACAGATCCGCCGGTTAAAAGCTTTACTTTGCCAAGCTAAAAAGGATTTGGAAAAAAAGGACAGCGAAATATTCCATCTCACAAAAGAAGTAGTAGAACTACGATTGTACAAAGCTTCAATATGTTCCCCTGATGAGAAATCCAACTCTAGTGAAATGGTGACAATAAGGGAAAATGCTGGTGAAGCCTCAATAGAGGAGAGTATCAAATGCAAAGAGTCATGCAGACAGTATGATGTAACCGACAGTCCTCTGTTTAAAGATCAGACACCCACAAGATGCCGCAATGAAATGCAAGGTTCATTCACTGACTCTGGTCATTTTGAAGATTTGACAAATTCATCACTACACTCTAAAGAGTCTGTTCTGCTCACACATGATGTGTCTTGCATGACCGAAGGCAATGATAGTGAAGAGGAACGCCGCATccttatttcttattatgaaaataagatTGAGACTATGATGAGATCGCATGTAGGGGACACACAGGAAATCAAAAAAGCCCATAATGATAAAGTTGAAGCATTATTACAGAAGTTGGCAGATGTTAACACTCGCTACTCAGAATTACTGCCTAATTATGAGCAAGCTAAAGAGAGAATTCATACATTGGAGAAACAGTTGGAGGATGCCAGCAAACAGCTTGAGGATGAAGAAGGCAGGCACCGTGCAATGTACCTACAGATGTACAACAAAGGAGTTGAGGCTGCTAAATTTGAAACAGACAAAGTGAGAGAGTGATCTTTAAAGTACTTTTCTAACTTTATTTGTGAATTTtagtaacatattatttaaatgaattaattttttggcAGGAAAGTGAAACTGATGTAGCACAAGGTCAGCTAAACCGAGTATCAGTGGAAGAATTATTGACGCAGTTGCAAATTACCCAGACTGAGCTCGAAAATGTCAGAGTAAGTTAACAATAGATTAATTGCATTGAACTTTTCACTATCTCTTAACCCTCCCTATTAATCAAAGGCTTagctaatttattattaactatcatgtattttccaatatttaaaattacaatataacttTCATTCTTCTCTCTATTAGATATGCTAATATTTGTTGTTGGtgctaaaaaaaagtattgagGATCAGCAAAAAGGTGACATTATTGGTgtcaactattaaaaaaagaatagatGACATATGTAGTTGCAATTAACAAGAACAGCTTTAATGTGTAGTGAATTACAGGATTCGGCATTCACAACGGACCGCTCGACAAAGTCACAAGCACTTCTAAGTGCAAAGGAGGCTGTTTCTTTATGGGTCCTAGGAGCTCGCAAGGTTGGAAATTTGTATCGGAAGAAAGAAATTTTGTtcacattttttgtattatttctttcactttGCTTCACCGCACTGGTCAGAGATCTTTATTTGTGTTaagagtaaatttttttatttctcatagGTGGAAGTTGGTGTTGGATTCTGTTAATCTACTGGATGTTACgaaaacttttataacaaagtactGTAATACAATGTCCgtccaaaaaaacaaatttttgtgtaacaaattaattccATTGCCCTGCATAGATTTATAACTTCcatgttttaacattatttactattagcaaatttaatagctttattaatcatttttaaagtaCTTCAAAGgctaacaataataaaaactctgctttatttaaataagtattaggtacataaataacttgtagctttttacttttaacacaagtttagtttaatgctaataataatttatttgcatgTGAAATTATGAAACAGCCTCTTTTGGTTTTTGGGTTTCAAAAGTGCTTGAGAATATCCATATAGGTATATGAAGCATTTACTTTAAGTAGTAGTTTTGTAgtattttgtgtaatttagTGTTTGAAATTCATTCCTTATTTCCATAATTGTAGCTTTTATAGACCCTAATACCTCTGTCTTATTTGCCTTCATACCACCTTTATAACatactaattttttaatatgttagtaGCACTCTCTATGTCCTGTAGTTGCacctataaatgtaattatttttcaggCAATGTACCGTCGTATTGTGGAGTCGCAGAAAGGCAATAAGTCAAATGTAGACCCCGAAATAACACTCCAGTTCCTGAAGTCagcaatatattattttctcacGGACCCAGAGAATCATCAAGGTCATCTCAATGCTATCGAAAATATTCTCGGCTTTACCGAAGCcgaaaaaaagaatattcgCAAGGCCAGAGCAACATAAGTTGATTCGGGGAACTGCTGTGAAAGTGTGATAATTATTTCTCCCATAAGTACCCTACATCATTATTTGCTACTTATTATTGAGCATGTCTTAAAAGACAATACATAATgtcataataatgtttttcgagagcactttatttatttaagttagaagatacttatttactttatagcATGTAATGCACATGATCATTTTAGCAAAGATTATAAGATGTATAATCTTTTAGACTAAATTTTCTTGATACGAATTATAATAGAcatttttgtgattttattttctatagttTGTAAGCGCCAAAGATACATtcctgaaattttaaattgtgcaATTTCGACTTTATTTTTAGGATCCAAGAGTACATTTTACTATATACTACGTGTATTATATGACAGTATTTTTAAGCGTTATTCCTCTGATTTGTtcctcttttatattttattctaattttatttgttgtttttacaaTGCATGTCAtagaacattatttataagagAAAATATGACAATCtcgcataatttaaaaaacattatgaaaattttaatatactttcaATAACATTGAAGATTGTTTTCGAATAACACTAACTTTATACTTAGTATTCATCTATCtacataagtaataattacttaggttttttttgttattcagACTTATCTTCATAAGTTAttagttcattaaaaaaatatatgaaaaagttACTTAAATCTTGCCACTAAAGCTATGTCTGTGATTAGTGCTTGTGatctatttattacattaaatatattaaagccACAGTAACTTTTTGCACTCTTTTTGATTTGAAAtccaaagaaaattaatgtttaatattgattaaaatacCATCAAATGTTGATCAAAATATTTCCTCAAATATCGTAAACTATTAAATGATTACTTCACTATGGGAATGATCAATGATTTGTTACTAATTTTCTATGCATGTCAAATTAAAGAGATTTAAGACCTTGTAGAggctaaatatttattgttggtTCCTTTGCATTATCTTGCCTGCTCTATCATAATAGCAATTTAAACAATagagtatttattaaatcgtaAGTATTGGAATTAAGTATTATCTAGGGAATCTATTACCTAAGTTAATTaggtattttgtttttctgctCCTTATCGTTTGACAATCGCTGGtcggattttttttcttttgtgacCCTCCATTTacctttgttttaaataaacaaggaatgattaaaaatttgttttatttttcatcctttaaatgataattagtgatgcaacggaagtgtcttaccggaaccagaaacggaaacagatgtcaaaaataaattttagcagaaacggaagcggaaacagaagtgtaaataataaaaaaaaacatatttataaattttttttttggtaagaacagtttgtattcgtttttaatttattaaggcattggatatcggtgtcctttagccttcaatatatgtatttttattgtgctgcaataagttaaaatacgtttttttttttcaagatacaaaattacactatttataaattaatgttcgccaaaccactcgtgttgataaacgacaaatatatttctttattaatacattcactgctgaccactcggatctGAGTGGACAGTgctattagtagcggcgcctccccctcggatccgagcgaggggcccgttcactttgtagtagccagtaagccgccggcgtttgaagcgagttcatgttgctttgtgtggccactctggcaatatagtcaactaacgaaaaagagtattagtttcattcttacagtgttgtagtgattagtaccacgttcgtacggaggcaaacatacaaatatcttgtatcacatgaagctaaggctgaactttatgttatgtatgtatattttttaaatatatgtatgtcctgtatgtgtgtgtatatgttgactatggcctagtcacccctaatttgagcaggctccgagcccctcagtggggatgtatagtgagctgatgataataatgatgatgatatatgacatggttatcacttattcaaaagtacatttaataactcgtaagtatgaaatagtcacattttgccagttgtcaaactttatatggacaacaactagacagttaactccagcaagagaaactgattgtttcaaacagcagcagaaataTTACGCgtttaaattcacgaaaaagtacgtaaacaaacaaatgcgacaagtgccgaaaggccacgcacggactgcgcgtctcgcgccgcgcattcgatctctcagccgtcgtaaagttccgttttatctccgttataaaagttgcggaaacagaagcagaaacggatgttgaaaagcacgcggaacttccgcacttgcggaaacggaaacagacatccgttgcatcactaatgaTAATGCTAAAAACGATGATCAAGAAATAATAGATCAtatttgatacaaaaaaaaggttaaataaaacttcgtTTTAGcgtagattaaaattatttattattctaaattgTTGGTAATCATTACAATACacgaaaaattcaaaatttaaagctGGCGCAGACTTTAAGAGGTAATATCCAATCATATGCTTACCGCGGATGTCTACTATCGTAacacaaacatatttaaaaacccTTCtcaatttctttgaaaaaaaaaagaacatgtTTTGTTCCAGTATTTCAGTAGTAAAAACGCACGGTAATTAACATTGCCAACATGTTGCAAAGTTAACCAAACATTGCAGGCGGTAATTACGCAATCTCCGTGACCGACATTGTTTTACACAACGCTTCATAAAATAGCTTCACAACATTCACATCGCAATCTTGGTTCATTGAGGTGAGCAACGATTTTTCTCGCATATAAAGtcgttaaaaaatgtttaaataatcctatattaatgtttttttccacTTTCATAACATCCCTTAGTCATATTACTTAGACAACGTTCAATCATCACACTTACGGATACATCACTGCGCTGCAAACACAGTACACTGGTATTTCACAACATTTTGCACaacagaaattatttatcacaACCATCTACCATCTTTGTACaactttaaaactaattgTCGTTCAGTGttaccttttaaaaaatagtacatctatcacttatattaaaaaaaaatctataaataccgtagagtaaaatattcaaaaattcatataaaaaaatatacgaacAAGCTTAAAGTTTGGCATACTGCGAGACAtttgaagatatttttcatatatggCACAAtaatacatgttttttatgaatataagaTAATAAGAGATTCTGATCAGTCTTTTGccgtttattgttatttttaatggtCGGATAATGAGGTAAAACTGCATTTTGAGTCACCAAAATTGTTTTAAGCTATCAagtcataattaatttgaactttTTCTCTTAACcataacttatatttattacttaataaatcttaGTCATTacctattttaaaatgatataaattttgcACTCATTAGAATCATGTTCACATAAACTTGTCAGTGTCTAAATCCATTTACTTCATTCATACATTCcgtcaattataaaaatataactataatttcatatttggataaaattgtctgtaaaaataagaatttcaGTTCAACTTGTGTAAACCCACAATATCAGTAGcagctagtaataatagtaggaaatatcaaacttttttttaacattaaaagcCCATAGTAAGTGGAAGcacataattaaaaacgttatATTTGTActattgttgaatattttttaaaaaaaaatttagaaatgttttgaggtcaatgaaatgttttgttactCAATTAAAATCCATCCTTTAATAAGGTGAAAGTTTAAATGCAACTTACGGACCTGTTTGTATATTACCAGAATTTCTAAATAACTTATTAGTTAATGTGTCGAAAATAGAATTGTGCGGTTACCTTACTGTATAGGTATTCTAAATGGATTAACTTTAGTATTAGACTCAATCGAAGCTGAATTTGACCTCTTCTCTGGAGGGGTCATTATTAGCTGCCATAGCTTGAAGCCAGTATCGACTTATCTGACTCTCTATAGAGGGTGTACTTTCTTTCCGCGCGTTCGCAGCTCGAGCCTTTCGCTTCGCTTTACTATGTTTTGTTCGTCGTCTGCCAACTTTTGTCTTCATTTCGGCTATTTTAACAGATAGCTGACTGTCTAGAGAGTTGCGACGTGACTCGACGGAGACGTGACGTAGACTGATGCTGATCTGGGAGTCCTGAGAGTTGCGTCTGTCGGGAGTGGAGCTGAGTGAATGGTGGGTATGTGCGGGCAGGACGAGGGCGTCGCGACGCCGCACGAAGCGAGGCAAGTTGGCCGCCcatgatgatgataattcaCCACTGTAAAGGGAATATTAACCTATTACAAactcgtattattttttttaaatatcttcgTAATAGGCTTGGAAATTCGCACAGCAGTGGGAGGCGCAATGCGCACTGACCTTGAGCCACCTAAAAGTTTGACACTGCTTATACTtagccttttttttaatattcgtaatattgaaaatggAATAGAGCTTTTGTGAacattaactataaaaaacttttcttgGTTGccttttgtatattaaattatatcaaaaattacGCTGaatcttacattttattattaatacaatagaatgaaaattaaatataaataattattcgaTATGAAGAACTTGCATAGCGAAGATTTATAAACTGTCTTTAATTATCCTGCAGTTGAGAAATGTTGTttcctaataaataattattcttgTACATTTTACAACGGCCGACGTCTGCGAAGCGCATCAAGTCTATtgtaattgaatataaaaagtacCTGTCTAAAAGCAAGGCTCGTTTTATCATTAGCTACGGGTCGTTGTGCATCGAATAGATTTAGTTGGGGTTAATGGACGCAAATGATTGCGTGGAAGTATCGCTTTTGTTATTGCCATGGCCTCATAGAATACTAAAGTTTCGTATgtttgaatatgtttttttttttcatttttgtttttataataaataaatcaatatgaaTTACAATAAGTTATCGTTATAGTCTCTAACCTACATATACAGGGtatggtattttgtgcctatttgattttcgccatatTGGCGCTGATGGTTGCGGTGAGTAACGGTGGTGAGGATTGGAACTAATAATACagatagaataattaaatgtcaGTAAATTCAACAGCCGCGTTAAAGTCCGAACTAAGTTATAAGCTGTTATTTCCAAACAATGTCATTACTAgagtttagtagttttagtGTATGAAGTAATGGTAGCTATGCTATAATTGTGATAATATTAGCCGCGGACGAGAACAGACTTCTGTCTAAGGCAGGATGTCATAAGTATGGCATGTTGTAGAGTGTGTACCTCTCGTGTTTGTCGTCAGTGTGGCAGTCGATTGGTGCGCGATCGAGACCGAGGCCGACTGGGTCCTGGCGCGAGGCCCCCAGTGAGATGGAGATGCGGCCGCGCGCCGCGAACTCTCCGCGCCGGCGGTACGCGCGCGCTATCAGCTCGTCCTTGCGCGCGCGCCGCGTGCCGTCCGCCTCCACCGAGCAACCGCACTTTCTAACACAATTACACTACATTAATAAGGTTCACTAATGCCTTTAGACCAGAGATCCccaaaactattttggacaagtgaccccttttccaaaatgaactgttacctcagacccccaaggtcaaattacctacttttaagatcaaccCCCTTATTCATTATGGTCCGATAACTTAAAACAGCTGCTACAGagtgttatttttcattctgacttaggtcaatagaagaagacagagtgagaattagcaatgctttaagttagcaaaatattattaatagggGTCGATTTTTAGACCTCATCGACCCCCAAAATCAATTTTCGTTTTTGTCGACCCCTAGGAAACTGATATTAACCTTTTGGGGTCCACTTTGGCAATCCCTGCTTTAGACCTTAACCAAAGCTGCCTTATCGTGAGTTTCTATTGTCGCACCTTGTACTATAACATGAAGACTATCTTTTTGTACAAAAGTCTCGGCAGCACAAACCTGGCCATGTAGCGCCTCCAAGCGGATGCAGCGGCCGGGGTCCATGTCCAGGAGGCCATGAGCGCGCCGGCCGCGAAACAGCATAGCAACCGCAGCTGCAGCACCGACACTGACGGACGCGCCCCCACAGAGCACTCCATCTCAGACTCCTTCAGCGCCTCCAGCCGACAGCTGGAATACGTacacgtttttatttaatatagtagacgtaaatgtacttaaaattagaaatggATCATGATCAATCAATATTAAGAAATCAGTAAACTCAACTCTTCAACGATAGTTATTAACTTACATGATATTCTTCATGAAAGCGTCCTTCCAGGAGTCTGCATTTCTAAACTCGTAGAAGTGGCAGGCGACGGTGACGGTGATGAAGACTGCGACGAGCGCGGCGGTGAGCGAGCAGCGAGTGATCGTCTGCCGGATCTTGTTGGCGGCGCGCGCTGAGATAACGTCCTTGCTCGACACGCGCACCGCGATCAGTGAAAATACACCTACAACATACAATAACTACgtcattacaaaaaataaattagataatattataatcttcTAAAGAACAACCTCCAtaaacaaagaatataaaagtattcTCAAAAACATTTGAGTATACAAACTTTTTCCCGTatacaaaacttatttattggACCAGCACATACTATAAGCATCTTTAAGATTGAATAAAACagttgcaattttttttaattgaatatagaCATCAGCCTTAAGAGCGAAATAATCTAGAAAAAAATCCAACATACCACGTAAAAGAAAGTATCCACCGAGTATCAACACAACAGAGAGCGGAGCTAACAGTAGGGCAGCTCGCATGGGATGGTTGACGTAGCCAACGAAGCAGATGCCGGTGACGCTGCTGCCGTCCACCTCGCCGAATG contains the following coding sequences:
- the LOC106721033 gene encoding protein quick-to-court isoform X1, translated to MNHYSTQRQCSLMKKMSRNSSRRILEFHDDHCCTGNVIGNFRRSSSLRLRGEKMVQRSPLSTRKLIPIITENSHHKTRSDGSRLPEPSHRPRSHSFNSNNQGKPRKSCLKPQDPCLDRNLSMTDSAHTPPGSPEDLPDDESLHSYGSAATAASVDAGYAPFNGTTFSGRSMRYVLHCSSHAGLAGDEYLTPTQRAQKQIRRLKALLCQAKKDLEKKDSEIFHLTKEVVELRLYKASICSPDEKSNSSEMVTIRENAGEASIEESIKCKESCRQYDVTDSPLFKDQTPTRCRNEMQGSFTDSGHFEDLTNSSLHSKESVLLTHDVSCMTEGNDSEEERRILISYYENKIETMMRSHVGDTQEIKKAHNDKVEALLQKLADVNTRYSELLPNYEQAKERIHTLEKQLEDASKQLEDEEGRHRAMYLQMYNKGVEAAKFETDKESETDVAQGQLNRVSVEELLTQLQITQTELENVRDSAFTTDRSTKSQALLSAKEAVSLWVLGARKAMYRRIVESQKGNKSNVDPEITLQFLKSAIYYFLTDPENHQGHLNAIENILGFTEAEKKNIRKARAT
- the LOC106721033 gene encoding protein quick-to-court isoform X2, yielding MKKMSRNSSRRILEFHDDHCCTGNVIGNFRRSSSLRLRGEKMVQRSPLSTRKLIPIITENSHHKTRSDGSRLPEPSHRPRSHSFNSNNQGKPRKSCLKPQDPCLDRNLSMTDSAHTPPGSPEDLPDDESLHSYGSAATAASVDAGYAPFNGTTFSGRSMRYVLHCSSHAGLAGDEYLTPTQRAQKQIRRLKALLCQAKKDLEKKDSEIFHLTKEVVELRLYKASICSPDEKSNSSEMVTIRENAGEASIEESIKCKESCRQYDVTDSPLFKDQTPTRCRNEMQGSFTDSGHFEDLTNSSLHSKESVLLTHDVSCMTEGNDSEEERRILISYYENKIETMMRSHVGDTQEIKKAHNDKVEALLQKLADVNTRYSELLPNYEQAKERIHTLEKQLEDASKQLEDEEGRHRAMYLQMYNKGVEAAKFETDKESETDVAQGQLNRVSVEELLTQLQITQTELENVRDSAFTTDRSTKSQALLSAKEAVSLWVLGARKAMYRRIVESQKGNKSNVDPEITLQFLKSAIYYFLTDPENHQGHLNAIENILGFTEAEKKNIRKARAT
- the LOC106721033 gene encoding protein quick-to-court isoform X3, with product MNHYSTQRQCSLMKKMSRNSSRRILEFHDDHCCTGNVIGNFRRSSSLRLRGEKMVQRSPLSTRKLIPIITENSHHKTRSDGSRLPEPSHRPRSHSFNSNNQGKPRKSCLKPQDPCLDRNLSMTDSAHTPPGSPEDLPDDESLHSYGSAATAASVDAGYAPFNGTTFSGRSMRYVLHCSSHAGLAGDEYLTPTQRAQKQIRRLKALLCQAKKDLEKKDSEIFHLTKEVVELRLYKASICSPDEKSNSSEMVTIRENAGEASIEESIKCKESCRQYDVTDSPLFKDQTPTRCRNEMQGSFTDSGHFEDLTNSSLHSKESVLLTHDVSCMTEGNDSEEERRILISYYENKIETMMRSHVGDTQEIKKAHNDKVEALLQKLADVNTRYSELLPNYEQAKERIHTLEKQLEDASKQLEDEEGRHRAMYLQMYNKGVEAAKFETDKESETDVAQGQLNRVSVEELLTQLQITQTELENVRAMYRRIVESQKGNKSNVDPEITLQFLKSAIYYFLTDPENHQGHLNAIENILGFTEAEKKNIRKARAT